The Mesorhizobium sp. B1-1-8 genome contains a region encoding:
- a CDS encoding glycosyltransferase family 2 protein has product MIPLPSDVLVSIAGVSIAGRSPGLVAETVEAVVTLPTFKRPRLLLETLASLKGQRTDRRFAVIVMENEAEAHEGARAALPLFERAEMPGVVIVAHERGNCSAYNAGWQTAILHFPNFRHLLVIDDDEIADADWLERMCKAAETLGADIVGGPQVPVFADPSHGRWAEHPVFAPPYRETGRVPALYSSGNLLIGRHVLTAMGPPFLDLKFNFMGGGDADFLSRAAQKGFVLAWCAEARVNETVPARRVEADWIRARSLRNGVISTLVEKKKRAGTPFAGAKVFLKSLALLAASPVRGAIRLVRTGSLATGLYPVYVAIGRVLAEFGYANEQYRQPEKN; this is encoded by the coding sequence ATGATCCCTTTGCCATCGGACGTTTTGGTATCGATCGCGGGGGTATCGATCGCGGGGCGGTCTCCGGGGCTTGTCGCGGAGACTGTCGAGGCGGTCGTCACGCTGCCGACATTCAAGCGGCCGCGGCTGCTGCTGGAAACGCTGGCATCGCTCAAAGGGCAACGCACCGACAGGCGTTTCGCCGTCATCGTGATGGAAAACGAGGCCGAGGCGCACGAAGGCGCCAGGGCGGCGCTTCCGCTGTTCGAGCGCGCGGAAATGCCGGGCGTTGTGATCGTCGCGCATGAGCGCGGCAATTGCAGCGCCTACAATGCCGGCTGGCAGACAGCGATCCTGCATTTCCCCAATTTCCGGCACCTTCTGGTCATCGACGACGACGAGATCGCCGATGCCGATTGGCTGGAGCGCATGTGCAAGGCAGCCGAGACGCTAGGCGCCGACATCGTCGGCGGGCCGCAGGTGCCGGTCTTCGCGGATCCGAGCCATGGCAGATGGGCCGAGCATCCGGTCTTTGCGCCGCCCTACCGGGAAACCGGCCGCGTGCCGGCGCTCTATTCGTCCGGCAATCTGCTGATCGGACGCCACGTGCTGACGGCCATGGGGCCGCCCTTCCTCGATCTGAAGTTCAACTTCATGGGCGGCGGCGACGCCGATTTTCTGAGCCGCGCCGCGCAGAAAGGCTTCGTTCTCGCCTGGTGCGCGGAGGCGAGGGTCAACGAAACGGTTCCGGCCCGGCGCGTCGAGGCCGACTGGATCCGCGCCCGCAGCCTGCGTAACGGCGTCATCTCCACTTTGGTCGAGAAAAAAAAGCGCGCCGGCACACCGTTCGCCGGCGCCAAGGTGTTTTTGAAGAGCCTGGCGCTGCTTGCCGCCTCGCCGGTGCGCGGCGCCATCCGGCTGGTGCGCACGGGCTCGCTGGCGACGGGCCTCTACCCGGTCTATGTCGCGATCGGCAGGGTGCTTGCCGAATTCGGATATGCCAATGAGCAGTACCGACAGCCTGAGAAGAACTGA
- a CDS encoding O-antigen ligase family protein — translation MSSTDSLRRTERAPLGAAFTRDGIATAIAALLFAVIMVSFRPFQPAGAELTGEGGDIVNQLGFGSLGAVSIFSLLAFADPRVVRSLLSPSWMLMLGFFFLSVVLATDPPVAMRAASFTMIGIITMAAILVVPRDADAFARVIIFTAVVVMGLSYVGLIMFPHEALHTADSQEPQHAGLWRGVFTHKNIAGPVMACFSFAGLYIYRRGQRWWGAGIFCAAMFFMLHTGSKTTAGLVPFSIMIVVLPSLIGMRLGTPILFLVAIGATAVGTLGIVFIPPVKHLAAIYFPDLTYTGRTTLWEFAGEMLAKKPWTGYGYESFWGTPLLLNQDQPFDRAWDIRTIVHGHDGYLDIAVLMGIPALCVAVYTFLIAPLRDYMRIPARKENIFLGDFFMMVVLFTALNGFLESFFFHRGDPVWLFFVLGVLGLRQVSLRPIPVRSPRQARTIDLPPTGLSRRQPNV, via the coding sequence ATGAGCAGTACCGACAGCCTGAGAAGAACTGAGCGCGCGCCGCTCGGCGCCGCTTTCACGCGCGACGGTATCGCGACGGCGATCGCCGCACTTCTGTTTGCCGTCATCATGGTCTCGTTCCGGCCTTTTCAGCCGGCCGGCGCGGAGCTTACCGGCGAGGGCGGCGACATCGTCAACCAGCTCGGCTTCGGCTCGCTCGGCGCTGTCTCGATCTTCTCGCTGCTCGCCTTCGCCGACCCGCGCGTGGTGCGCTCGCTGCTCAGCCCGTCCTGGATGCTTATGCTGGGCTTCTTCTTCCTGTCGGTGGTGCTGGCCACCGATCCGCCCGTGGCGATGCGCGCCGCCTCCTTCACCATGATCGGCATCATCACGATGGCGGCGATCCTGGTCGTGCCGCGCGACGCCGATGCCTTCGCCAGGGTCATCATCTTCACCGCCGTCGTCGTCATGGGGCTCTCCTATGTCGGTCTCATCATGTTTCCGCACGAAGCACTGCACACAGCCGACTCGCAGGAGCCGCAGCATGCGGGCCTGTGGCGCGGCGTCTTCACCCACAAGAACATCGCCGGGCCGGTCATGGCCTGCTTCAGCTTCGCCGGGCTCTATATCTACCGGCGCGGGCAACGCTGGTGGGGCGCCGGCATCTTCTGCGCGGCGATGTTCTTCATGCTGCACACTGGCTCGAAGACGACTGCCGGCCTGGTGCCGTTCTCGATCATGATCGTGGTGCTGCCGAGCCTCATCGGCATGCGGCTCGGCACGCCGATCCTGTTCCTGGTCGCGATCGGCGCGACCGCGGTCGGCACGCTCGGCATCGTCTTCATCCCGCCGGTGAAACATCTGGCGGCGATCTATTTCCCGGACCTCACCTATACCGGCCGCACGACGCTGTGGGAGTTCGCCGGCGAGATGCTGGCCAAGAAACCCTGGACCGGCTACGGCTATGAAAGCTTCTGGGGGACGCCGCTGCTGCTCAACCAGGACCAGCCCTTCGACCGCGCCTGGGACATCCGCACCATCGTGCACGGCCATGACGGCTATCTCGACATCGCCGTGCTGATGGGCATCCCGGCGCTGTGCGTGGCGGTCTACACCTTCCTCATCGCGCCCTTGCGCGATTATATGCGCATCCCGGCGCGCAAGGAGAACATCTTCCTCGGTGACTTCTTCATGATGGTCGTGCTGTTCACAGCGCTGAACGGCTTCCTCGAAAGCTTCTTCTTCCACCGCGGCGACCCGGTCTGGCTGTTCTTCGTGCTGGGCGTTCTGGGCCTCAGGCAGGTCTCGCTGCGGCCTATCCCCGTTCGCAGTCCGCGCCAGGCCAGGACCATCGATCTCCCGCCGACAGGACTTTCCCGCCGCCAGCCGAACGTCTAA
- the proC gene encoding pyrroline-5-carboxylate reductase, with amino-acid sequence MTIRLVLAGCGNMGYAMLSGWLKAGKLPPAEVFVVEPNAELRHLAEALGCRAAADADGIPADAVPDLVVIAVKPQVIRDVTAAYKRFGGGLTTFVSIAAGTPVATFEEILGKLAPIIRCMPNTPAAIGKGMMVVYSNPLVTDDVRRFVAELLSASGVVTTIDDEGLMDAVTAVSGSGPAYIFHFIEALTTAAETAGLPPATAKLLAMQTVYGAASLAAESDEEPGVLRRQVTSPNGTTAAALAVLMGEDRLTKLLTEAVEAARLRSVELGQ; translated from the coding sequence ATGACGATCAGGCTCGTTCTCGCCGGTTGCGGCAATATGGGTTACGCCATGCTTTCGGGCTGGCTGAAGGCCGGCAAGCTTCCGCCGGCGGAGGTCTTCGTGGTCGAGCCCAATGCCGAATTGCGCCACCTCGCCGAAGCGCTGGGCTGCCGCGCCGCCGCCGACGCTGACGGCATCCCGGCCGATGCCGTGCCCGATCTTGTCGTCATCGCGGTGAAGCCGCAGGTGATCCGCGACGTGACGGCTGCTTACAAGCGCTTTGGCGGCGGCCTCACGACTTTCGTCAGCATCGCCGCCGGCACGCCGGTCGCCACCTTCGAGGAGATTCTGGGCAAGCTTGCGCCGATCATCCGCTGCATGCCGAACACGCCGGCGGCGATCGGCAAGGGCATGATGGTGGTGTATTCCAATCCGCTGGTTACCGACGACGTCCGGCGTTTCGTCGCCGAATTGCTTTCGGCGAGCGGCGTGGTGACGACGATCGACGACGAGGGACTGATGGATGCGGTAACGGCGGTCTCCGGCTCCGGCCCGGCCTATATCTTCCATTTCATCGAGGCGCTGACGACTGCCGCCGAAACGGCAGGGCTGCCGCCGGCAACCGCAAAGCTGCTCGCCATGCAAACGGTCTATGGCGCCGCCTCGCTCGCCGCCGAAAGCGATGAGGAACCAGGTGTGCTACGCCGGCAGGTGACCAGCCCCAACGGCACAACCGCCGCCGCCCTTGCCGTGCTGATGGGCGAGGACCGGCTGACCAAGCTTTTGACCGAAGCAGTGGAGGCGGCGCGGCTCAGGTCGGTAGAGCTGGGGCAGTAA
- a CDS encoding NAD(P)H-dependent oxidoreductase, whose amino-acid sequence MTNVALTGLARDLARRAAEGRPVRIGVIGSGEMGTDLVTQGMLMPGISVAAIATRRPHTAREAIRIAYGDEAMAAEAGTASRVSQAIEAGKIAITSNEMLVTNPLIDVVIDATGKPGVAADFDLMAMEHGKHLVMMNVEADVTIGCYLKQQADRLGVVYSVGAGDEPSSCMELIEFASALGYTIVSAGKGKNNPLNHDAVPDDYRDEAERRNMNPRMLVEFVDGSKTMVEMCAIANATGLVPDVAGMHGPKADRDDLARVLIPRADGGILSRKGVVDYTVGKGVAPGVFVIVEATHPRIVERMNDLHVGHGPYYSFFRPYHLTSLEVPLTAARIMLYGRPDMVPLPRPVAEVCAVAKRDLAAGETFDAIGETCYRSWTMTVAEARASRAVPVGLLEGGTVLKPVRKGELLTTDNAAPDQTTRLYALRKRQDEMLYGAKVTAPALPT is encoded by the coding sequence ATGACAAATGTCGCCCTGACCGGGCTTGCCCGCGACCTCGCCAGGCGCGCCGCCGAAGGCCGCCCCGTGCGCATCGGCGTCATCGGCTCCGGCGAGATGGGCACCGATCTGGTCACGCAGGGCATGCTGATGCCGGGCATTTCGGTCGCCGCCATCGCGACGCGCCGGCCGCATACCGCCCGCGAGGCGATCCGCATCGCCTATGGCGACGAGGCGATGGCCGCCGAGGCAGGCACCGCGTCCAGGGTCAGCCAGGCCATCGAGGCCGGAAAGATCGCCATCACCTCCAACGAGATGCTGGTCACCAACCCGCTGATCGATGTCGTCATCGACGCCACGGGAAAGCCGGGCGTCGCCGCCGATTTCGACCTGATGGCGATGGAGCACGGCAAGCATCTTGTGATGATGAATGTCGAAGCCGACGTCACCATCGGCTGCTATCTGAAACAGCAGGCCGACCGCCTGGGCGTCGTCTATTCGGTCGGCGCCGGCGACGAGCCGTCGAGCTGCATGGAACTGATCGAGTTCGCCTCGGCGCTCGGCTACACCATCGTCTCCGCCGGCAAGGGCAAGAACAATCCGCTCAACCACGATGCCGTGCCGGACGACTACCGGGACGAAGCGGAACGCCGCAACATGAACCCGCGCATGCTGGTCGAGTTCGTCGATGGCTCGAAGACCATGGTCGAGATGTGCGCCATCGCCAACGCCACCGGCCTGGTGCCGGATGTCGCGGGCATGCACGGCCCGAAGGCCGACCGCGACGACCTGGCCAGGGTGCTCATCCCGCGTGCGGACGGCGGCATCCTGTCGAGGAAGGGCGTCGTCGATTACACCGTCGGCAAGGGTGTGGCGCCCGGCGTCTTCGTCATCGTCGAGGCGACGCACCCGCGCATCGTCGAGCGCATGAACGATCTCCATGTCGGCCACGGTCCCTATTACAGCTTCTTCAGGCCCTATCATCTGACCTCGCTGGAAGTGCCGCTGACCGCCGCCCGGATCATGCTCTACGGCCGGCCCGACATGGTGCCGTTGCCGAGGCCGGTGGCCGAAGTCTGCGCCGTCGCCAAACGCGATCTTGCCGCGGGCGAAACGTTCGACGCCATAGGCGAGACCTGCTACCGCTCCTGGACCATGACCGTCGCCGAGGCCCGCGCCAGCCGCGCCGTGCCGGTCGGCCTGCTCGAAGGCGGCACGGTGCTGAAGCCGGTCAGGAAGGGCGAACTGCTGACGACGGACAATGCCGCGCCGGATCAGACCACTAGGCTTTATGCCCTGCGCAAGCGGCAGGACGAGATGCTCTATGGGGCAAAAGTTACTGCCCCAGCTCTACCGACCTGA
- a CDS encoding TolC family protein produces the protein MTRTGKVTVGWRFALAMTVSMLACGSAGAITLKEAVAVAVESNPEIGQAIENREAIEFELRQAKGLYLPSVDVEASTGVRRLDNSSRRALDEQHDALYPNEADLTVSQTLYDSGARRAELDRQASRVDGASFRVLERSEFIGLSVVQDYLEYMLQASIVAEAKKNLAFHQSILGDIKQGIAGGALNDADRQQAEERLYAAKARMQEATEELEAAKIRFFKNVGKPLTNPSRPADVAAALPRSLDDAIGLARQNNPRVHMANSDIDAAASLVDAARAKYGPTITAEGVARGGYDIDGDNGDTSDLQARLVLRWNLYRGGIDKANEQEQIRRTSEQRLALHQVLREIEEAVRTSWDRRFRQAELAGTLRLQAATNEKLVASYREQFKVGQRSLLDVLDAQNTRFNTATLADTSSYASLFAEYRLLAATGELLKTLNIQPAKQAAAYARTEFGVPKTADTETYARTPSEQKNDLPFDILAPVRKKQPM, from the coding sequence ATGACCAGGACGGGTAAAGTGACCGTCGGCTGGCGCTTTGCGCTCGCCATGACGGTGTCGATGCTGGCTTGCGGGAGCGCCGGCGCAATCACACTCAAGGAAGCCGTAGCAGTCGCGGTCGAGTCCAATCCGGAAATTGGGCAAGCGATCGAAAATCGCGAAGCGATCGAATTCGAACTGCGCCAGGCGAAGGGCCTCTATCTTCCGAGCGTAGACGTGGAAGCGTCGACCGGCGTTCGCCGCCTGGACAATTCTTCCCGGCGCGCGCTCGACGAGCAGCACGACGCTCTCTACCCGAACGAGGCGGACCTCACCGTTTCGCAGACGCTTTATGACAGCGGGGCAAGGCGGGCCGAATTGGACCGGCAGGCCTCACGCGTCGACGGAGCGTCTTTCAGGGTGCTGGAACGCTCCGAATTCATCGGGCTTTCCGTAGTCCAGGACTATCTCGAATACATGCTGCAGGCATCGATCGTCGCCGAAGCGAAGAAGAACCTCGCCTTCCACCAGTCCATTCTCGGCGACATCAAGCAAGGCATCGCGGGCGGCGCGCTCAACGATGCCGACCGGCAACAGGCCGAGGAACGCCTTTATGCCGCCAAGGCGCGGATGCAGGAGGCAACTGAAGAGCTTGAAGCGGCCAAGATCCGCTTCTTCAAGAATGTCGGCAAACCGCTGACCAATCCGTCGCGGCCGGCCGATGTCGCGGCCGCGCTGCCGCGGTCGCTCGACGACGCGATCGGCCTCGCCAGGCAGAACAATCCGCGCGTCCATATGGCCAACAGCGACATCGATGCCGCCGCGTCGCTGGTCGACGCCGCGCGGGCCAAATACGGCCCCACGATCACCGCCGAGGGAGTCGCCCGAGGTGGATATGACATCGACGGCGACAATGGCGACACCAGCGACCTGCAGGCACGCCTCGTGCTGCGCTGGAACCTTTATCGCGGCGGTATCGACAAGGCCAATGAACAGGAACAGATCCGCCGCACCAGCGAGCAGCGTCTTGCGCTGCATCAGGTGCTGCGCGAGATCGAGGAAGCCGTCCGCACATCGTGGGACCGCCGCTTCCGCCAGGCCGAATTGGCAGGGACGCTGAGGCTGCAGGCCGCAACCAACGAAAAGCTGGTTGCGTCCTACCGAGAACAGTTCAAGGTCGGACAGCGCTCGCTGCTCGACGTGCTCGATGCGCAGAACACGCGTTTCAATACCGCAACGCTGGCCGACACTTCGTCCTATGCGTCGCTGTTCGCCGAATACCGGCTGCTGGCCGCGACCGGGGAGTTGCTGAAGACGCTGAACATCCAGCCGGCCAAGCAAGCGGCGGCCTACGCGCGAACGGAATTCGGCGTGCCGAAAACGGCCGATACCGAAACCTATGCGCGAACGCCGTCGGAGCAGAAGAACGATCTGCCATTCGACATTCTCGCGCCGGTCAGGAAGAAGCAGCCGATGTAA
- a CDS encoding type I secretion system permease/ATPase: MNQQPNILSPKEAFKACFSAIAAYLGRPSAETVLFAGVPISDTRIEPDDIRHLAERIGLEVQEFSHRDFARGRVDLPAIVFRVSQLPIALLAEIENGQYLTAPQENGRTTIGRSELTESYISGGASFSITYANTTEEMTVDSAPRIERRHWLTGTMGAFWRTYSKVVLSAVFINLLAIASPIFTMNVYDRILPNKAIATLWVLAIGIGAAILFDLLLKTARASLIDYAGRKADLRISYLLFEKVLNSSLSARPGSTGEYANRVTQYEFVREFFTSNTISVFIDTVFVFIFLLVIYAIGGWLVIIPALAFVISIIVGLVTQRRIGKRVAASMNEAAQRQALLVESISTLETIKSLRAEAYLLRKWGEHSKNAANTSEKIKELSAAAGNITGAIQQLVTVALVVAGAYAFSDGQVSTGAIIGTVMLAGRAVAPLGQIAITLARFRQATLSLRIVNAIMSQPEDRPDTVGFVNRPIRSGAVVFRNVGFVYPGTENEVLSGLNISIRAGERIGIIGRIGSGKTTMGRLVGRLFLPTSGELLLDGIDMRQYHPSEVRAAVGIVAQAGDLFSGTIKENLLMAAPEATDEEIIDAAKAAGVDDFVSRHPRGYDMNVGERGTNLSGGQRQAVAIARLLLTKPKVVFLDEPSGSMDLASERQLIKQLKVAFDRNTTLIVSTHRYSMLELVERLIVIEQGRVVADGAKEQVIQALQKANA; this comes from the coding sequence GTGAATCAGCAGCCAAATATCCTGTCGCCCAAGGAGGCTTTCAAAGCCTGCTTCTCGGCCATTGCCGCCTATCTCGGCAGGCCGAGCGCGGAGACAGTGCTGTTTGCCGGAGTGCCGATTTCGGACACGCGCATCGAGCCGGACGACATCAGGCATCTGGCCGAACGCATCGGCCTCGAGGTCCAGGAATTCAGCCACCGCGATTTCGCGCGCGGCCGTGTCGATCTTCCGGCCATCGTCTTTCGCGTCAGCCAGTTGCCGATTGCGCTGCTGGCGGAGATCGAAAACGGACAATATCTGACGGCGCCGCAGGAAAACGGCCGCACCACGATCGGCAGGTCGGAACTCACCGAAAGCTATATCAGCGGCGGCGCCTCCTTCTCGATCACCTACGCCAACACCACCGAGGAGATGACGGTGGACTCGGCGCCGCGGATCGAAAGGCGGCATTGGCTGACCGGAACGATGGGGGCGTTCTGGCGCACCTATTCGAAGGTCGTGCTGTCGGCGGTCTTCATCAATCTGCTGGCGATCGCCTCGCCGATCTTCACCATGAATGTCTACGACCGCATCCTGCCGAACAAGGCGATCGCGACGCTTTGGGTGCTGGCGATCGGCATCGGGGCGGCCATCCTGTTCGATCTGCTGCTGAAGACGGCGCGCGCCTCGCTCATCGACTATGCCGGACGCAAGGCGGATCTCAGAATTTCCTATCTCCTGTTCGAGAAGGTGCTCAATTCATCCCTGTCGGCGCGGCCGGGATCGACCGGCGAATACGCCAACCGCGTCACTCAATATGAGTTCGTGCGGGAGTTCTTCACCTCGAATACCATCAGCGTCTTCATCGACACGGTCTTCGTCTTCATCTTCCTGCTGGTCATCTATGCCATTGGCGGCTGGCTGGTGATCATACCGGCCCTGGCCTTCGTCATTTCCATCATCGTCGGCCTGGTGACGCAGCGGCGCATCGGCAAGCGGGTCGCCGCCTCGATGAACGAGGCGGCGCAGCGCCAGGCGCTGCTGGTCGAATCCATTTCCACGCTGGAGACGATCAAGTCGCTGCGCGCCGAGGCCTATCTGCTGCGCAAATGGGGCGAGCATTCGAAGAACGCCGCCAACACGTCGGAGAAGATCAAGGAGCTTTCCGCCGCCGCCGGCAACATCACCGGCGCCATCCAGCAGCTGGTGACCGTGGCGCTGGTGGTGGCCGGAGCCTATGCCTTCTCGGACGGCCAGGTTTCGACCGGCGCGATCATCGGCACGGTGATGCTGGCCGGCCGGGCGGTGGCGCCGCTCGGGCAGATCGCCATCACGCTCGCCCGGTTCCGGCAGGCGACACTGTCGCTCAGGATCGTCAATGCCATCATGTCGCAACCCGAGGATCGGCCGGACACGGTCGGCTTCGTCAATCGGCCGATACGCAGCGGCGCGGTCGTCTTCAGGAATGTCGGCTTCGTCTATCCGGGCACCGAGAACGAGGTGCTGAGCGGGCTGAACATATCGATCAGGGCCGGCGAGCGGATCGGCATCATCGGCCGCATCGGCTCGGGCAAGACAACGATGGGACGGCTGGTCGGACGCCTCTTTCTTCCGACCTCCGGCGAGCTGCTGCTCGACGGCATCGACATGCGCCAATACCACCCGTCTGAAGTCCGCGCCGCGGTCGGCATCGTCGCGCAGGCCGGCGACCTGTTTTCGGGCACCATCAAGGAAAACCTCCTGATGGCTGCCCCGGAAGCGACGGATGAGGAGATCATCGATGCGGCGAAGGCAGCAGGCGTCGACGACTTCGTCTCGCGCCATCCGCGCGGCTACGACATGAATGTCGGCGAGCGGGGCACCAATCTATCGGGTGGCCAGAGACAGGCGGTGGCGATCGCGCGGCTGCTTCTGACCAAGCCGAAGGTCGTCTTCCTGGACGAGCCATCGGGTTCGATGGATCTGGCCTCGGAACGGCAGCTGATCAAGCAGCTCAAGGTGGCGTTCGACCGCAACACGACGCTGATCGTGTCGACCCATCGCTACAGCATGCTGGAGCTGGTCGAACGCCTCATCGTCATCGAGCAGGGCCGCGTGGTTGCGGATGGCGCGAAGGAACAAGTCATCCAGGCGCTGCAAAAGGCGAATGCCTGA
- a CDS encoding HlyD family type I secretion periplasmic adaptor subunit has protein sequence MLAREDRPPFFASASIYIIGALFVAFIGWTSFAEIDEIARGDGKVIPASKTQIIQASEPGVVQEIAVKIGQTVKKNDLIIRLDNSGNTSSLGEEKAKARALQARIARLQFEQSGNVEGSFPCPAEIRKVAPEICDNEQKLLVARRDNFEVKLSVLKSRLDQREKELDEATANSDRLSKSLAVSDQETALIESMVKKGLMARTEQIRVEREQTDLRGQLNLAGETIKKGQAAITEAKLQVDELGLQLQQEALSDLTQALADLSVVDETIRGATDKVARTDIRSPVDGIVNTLDVNTLGAFVQPGAVVAGIVPTSETLLVEARVSPRDVAFIQPNQDALIKVTAYDFSIFGGIEGKVSNITADSLVDQKTGEPYYQVRVATDKSTLTRDGKTYSIIPGMICSVDIKTGRKTILTYLLKPINKARQEAMSER, from the coding sequence ATGCTTGCAAGAGAAGATCGCCCGCCATTTTTCGCATCGGCGTCCATCTACATCATAGGGGCGCTGTTCGTGGCCTTCATCGGCTGGACATCCTTTGCCGAGATCGATGAGATCGCGCGCGGCGACGGCAAGGTGATACCCGCCTCGAAGACGCAGATCATTCAGGCCAGCGAGCCCGGCGTCGTGCAGGAGATCGCCGTCAAGATCGGCCAGACCGTCAAAAAGAACGACCTCATCATCCGTCTCGACAACTCCGGCAACACGTCGAGCCTTGGCGAGGAGAAGGCCAAGGCGCGGGCGCTGCAGGCGCGCATCGCGCGGCTGCAATTCGAGCAGAGCGGCAATGTCGAAGGGTCGTTTCCCTGCCCCGCTGAAATCCGGAAGGTGGCGCCGGAAATCTGCGACAATGAGCAAAAGCTGCTCGTCGCGCGCCGCGACAATTTCGAGGTCAAGCTGTCGGTTCTCAAATCGCGCCTCGATCAACGCGAGAAGGAGCTGGACGAAGCCACGGCCAATTCGGACCGCCTGTCCAAGAGCCTGGCCGTCAGCGACCAGGAGACGGCGCTGATCGAGTCGATGGTCAAGAAAGGCCTGATGGCCAGGACCGAGCAGATCCGCGTCGAGCGCGAGCAGACCGATCTGCGCGGCCAGCTCAACCTCGCAGGCGAGACCATCAAGAAGGGCCAGGCGGCGATCACCGAGGCCAAGCTTCAGGTCGACGAGCTCGGCTTGCAGTTGCAGCAGGAAGCATTGAGCGACCTGACGCAGGCGCTCGCCGATCTTTCCGTGGTCGACGAGACCATTCGCGGCGCAACCGACAAGGTGGCGCGCACCGACATCCGCTCGCCTGTCGACGGCATCGTCAACACGCTCGATGTCAACACGCTCGGCGCCTTCGTCCAGCCGGGCGCGGTCGTGGCCGGCATCGTGCCGACTTCCGAGACGCTTCTGGTCGAAGCGCGGGTTTCGCCGCGCGACGTCGCCTTCATCCAGCCAAACCAGGATGCGCTGATCAAGGTCACCGCTTACGACTTCTCTATCTTCGGCGGTATCGAAGGCAAGGTCTCGAACATCACCGCCGACAGCCTAGTCGACCAGAAGACGGGCGAGCCCTACTACCAGGTGCGGGTCGCGACCGACAAGTCGACGCTGACAAGGGACGGCAAGACCTACTCGATCATCCCCGGCATGATCTGCTCGGTCGACATCAAGACCGGGCGCAAGACCATCCTCACCTACCTTTTGAAGCCCATCAACAAGGCGCGTCAGGAGGCGATGAGTGAACGGTAG
- a CDS encoding ribbon-helix-helix domain-containing protein yields MNGSATRPDTPRERLLPSLEAEDFGPEFRVVARGGVRRGIRLERAFWVSLKQMAESRKCTIGMLVEEIAENHPDQGNLTSAIRVACMRGLAEESMTLRKLASIRTINAILVACPSPAFALSSSKKILTFNAPFQQLVRRQLPNAPGDDGRQDLKLALDLNVTDIFARLDANGETPVTTGFVIGAGERRYRGQLSAVRAPVTEPELLMAFVFNG; encoded by the coding sequence GTGAACGGTAGCGCCACCCGCCCCGACACGCCGCGCGAGCGGCTGCTGCCGTCGCTCGAGGCCGAGGACTTCGGTCCGGAGTTCCGGGTCGTGGCGCGTGGCGGCGTGCGCCGCGGCATCCGGCTGGAGCGCGCCTTCTGGGTGTCGTTGAAGCAGATGGCGGAAAGCCGTAAATGTACGATCGGCATGCTGGTCGAGGAGATCGCTGAAAACCATCCCGACCAGGGCAATCTCACCTCGGCGATCCGGGTCGCGTGCATGCGCGGCCTGGCCGAGGAAAGCATGACGCTGCGCAAGCTCGCCTCGATCCGCACCATCAACGCGATCCTGGTCGCCTGCCCCTCGCCCGCTTTCGCGCTGTCGTCGTCGAAGAAGATCCTGACCTTCAACGCGCCGTTCCAGCAATTGGTCAGGCGTCAGTTGCCAAACGCACCGGGCGACGACGGGCGGCAGGACCTCAAGCTGGCGCTGGACCTCAACGTCACCGACATCTTCGCCAGGCTTGACGCCAATGGCGAGACGCCGGTCACCACCGGCTTCGTCATCGGCGCCGGCGAGCGCCGGTACCGCGGTCAACTCAGCGCCGTGCGCGCCCCGGTGACCGAGCCGGAACTCCTGATGGCGTTCGTCTTCAACGGCTAG